The Iamia majanohamensis genome window below encodes:
- a CDS encoding response regulator — MTTPLRVLLVDDDPLVRSGLALMLGGAHDVEVVGEAADGDEVPDAVADLAPDLVLMDIRMARVDGITATENLRAAPRPPEVVVLTTFDSDDNVLAALRAGASAFLLKDTPPADVVDALRRVARGEPVLSPQVTRRLIEAATDAASRRQRARRRLAALSDRERDVARAIGAGQSNAEVARGLHMSVATVKAHVTHIFTKLDLGNRTQIALLAQEAEPG; from the coding sequence CGACGACCCGCTGGTGCGGTCCGGCCTCGCCCTCATGCTGGGCGGCGCCCACGACGTGGAGGTGGTGGGCGAGGCCGCCGACGGCGACGAGGTCCCCGACGCCGTGGCCGACCTGGCGCCCGACCTCGTGCTCATGGACATCCGCATGGCTCGGGTGGACGGCATCACCGCCACCGAGAACCTGCGGGCCGCGCCCCGTCCGCCCGAGGTGGTGGTGCTCACCACCTTCGACTCCGACGACAACGTGCTCGCCGCCCTCCGGGCCGGGGCCTCGGCCTTCCTGCTCAAGGACACGCCGCCCGCGGACGTGGTCGACGCCCTCCGTCGCGTCGCCCGGGGGGAGCCGGTGCTCTCGCCCCAGGTGACCCGTCGCCTGATCGAGGCCGCCACCGACGCCGCCAGCCGTCGCCAGCGGGCCCGGCGCCGGCTGGCCGCGCTCAGCGACCGCGAGCGCGACGTGGCGCGAGCCATCGGAGCAGGGCAGTCGAACGCCGAGGTGGCCCGGGGCCTGCACATGAGCGTGGCCACCGTGAAGGCCCACGTCACCCACATCTTCACCAAGCTCGACCTGGGCAACCGCACCCAGATCGCCCTCCTCGCCCAGGAGGCCGAGCC